One genomic segment of Campylobacter concisus includes these proteins:
- a CDS encoding bifunctional 3,4-dihydroxy-2-butanone 4-phosphate synthase/GTP cyclohydrolase II — protein sequence MAFENVLKAIEDIKNGKMVIMVDDEDRENEGDLVFSAASSDMQKVNFAITHAKGVLCLAMDEANAKRLDLPLMVSKNTSSHETAFTVTIDAKEATTGVSAYERDMTIRLAASTDSVPENFVRPGHIFPLIAKKGGVLVRTGHTEGSVDLCKLAGVSPMAAICEIVKEDGTMARRDYLEEFCKKFDLNMISVSELVEYRLSHESLIEVSPAKSVKICGFEAKRYDIKDHENKNHAAYVFGEIKAQTNVKFQKISKDHELLSGDKFDNLLKSLDFLNKNGGVLLFLDSNKSDASSQKDYGIGAQILKYFGINEIELLSSNKNKEFVSLAGFGLDIKGYKEI from the coding sequence ATGGCATTTGAAAATGTATTAAAAGCGATTGAAGATATAAAAAATGGCAAAATGGTAATTATGGTCGATGACGAGGACCGTGAGAATGAAGGAGACTTGGTCTTTTCAGCGGCAAGCAGCGATATGCAAAAGGTAAATTTTGCGATCACTCATGCAAAAGGTGTGCTTTGCCTTGCAATGGATGAAGCAAACGCAAAAAGACTTGATTTGCCACTAATGGTTTCTAAAAATACATCCAGCCACGAAACTGCATTTACTGTCACAATTGACGCAAAGGAAGCAACGACAGGCGTAAGTGCTTATGAGCGTGATATGACGATTAGACTTGCTGCTAGTACTGATTCGGTGCCTGAAAATTTTGTAAGGCCTGGGCATATATTTCCGCTTATTGCAAAAAAAGGCGGCGTCCTCGTTCGTACAGGTCACACTGAAGGATCAGTTGATCTTTGCAAACTTGCTGGCGTTAGTCCAATGGCAGCGATTTGCGAGATCGTAAAAGAAGATGGCACAATGGCAAGACGTGATTATTTGGAGGAATTCTGTAAAAAATTTGACCTAAATATGATAAGCGTTTCTGAATTAGTAGAATACAGACTTAGCCACGAAAGCTTAATAGAAGTTTCGCCCGCAAAGAGTGTAAAAATCTGTGGTTTTGAAGCAAAAAGATATGACATAAAAGATCACGAAAATAAAAATCACGCTGCCTATGTTTTTGGAGAGATAAAAGCGCAAACTAATGTAAAATTTCAAAAAATAAGCAAAGACCATGAACTTTTAAGCGGAGATAAATTTGATAATTTATTAAAGTCGTTGGATTTTTTAAATAAAAATGGCGGAGTGTTACTATTTTTAGACAGCAATAAAAGCGATGCAAGCTCACAAAAAGATTATGGCATTGGGGCACAAATTTTAAAGTATTTTGGCATAAACGAAATTGAGCTTTTAAGCTCAAATAAAAATAAAGAATTTGTAAGCCTTGCAGGTTTTGGTCTTGATATAAAAGGCTATAAAGAAATTTAA
- the panB gene encoding 3-methyl-2-oxobutanoate hydroxymethyltransferase: MKNEKTQKKKLSINDIKNKKGIEPIVMITAYDALFAKLFDDYADIILVGDSLNMSFNMQESTIGADMNTMLYHTKAVCNGAKNTFIMADMPFGSYTNEKQVIKNAMKFFKQTNADAVKLEVGMHQVNLVKRLCEEGINVMAHIGLKPQFYKFEGGYKIKGRSEIEAKELIEEALAFEQAGAFGILLEGTMSSVASEITKQVHIPVIGIGSGVNVDGQVLVWSDMLGFFEDFKPKFVKRYLDGADIVRKSVQSYANDVKDKIFPSEEFCY; the protein is encoded by the coding sequence ATGAAAAATGAAAAAACTCAGAAGAAAAAACTAAGCATAAATGATATAAAAAACAAAAAAGGCATTGAGCCTATTGTAATGATAACTGCCTATGATGCGTTATTTGCTAAGCTTTTTGATGATTATGCTGATATTATTTTGGTTGGCGATAGCTTAAATATGAGTTTTAATATGCAAGAAAGCACGATAGGTGCAGACATGAATACCATGCTTTATCATACAAAGGCCGTTTGTAACGGGGCTAAAAATACTTTTATCATGGCTGATATGCCATTTGGCAGCTATACAAATGAAAAGCAAGTGATAAAAAATGCGATGAAATTTTTCAAACAGACAAATGCCGATGCGGTAAAGCTCGAAGTTGGCATGCACCAAGTAAATTTAGTGAAGCGCCTTTGTGAAGAGGGCATAAACGTTATGGCTCACATTGGCTTAAAGCCTCAGTTTTATAAATTTGAAGGTGGCTATAAGATAAAAGGCAGAAGCGAGATCGAGGCAAAAGAATTAATTGAAGAGGCTTTGGCGTTTGAGCAAGCTGGAGCGTTTGGTATCTTGCTTGAGGGTACGATGAGTAGCGTGGCTAGCGAGATAACAAAGCAAGTTCATATACCAGTTATTGGTATCGGATCTGGGGTAAATGTCGATGGGCAAGTGCTTGTATGGTCTGATATGCTTGGATTTTTTGAAGACTTTAAACCAAAATTTGTAAAACGCTATCTTGATGGAGCGGATATTGTAAGAAAGAGTGTGCAATCCTACGCAAATGATGTAAAAGACAAAATTTTTCCAAGTGAAGAATTTTGCTATTAG
- a CDS encoding phosphorelay protein has protein sequence MGILKRLEIDYSYDIVEEFLSHYALMCDLLEPLIINLGRADKYKDSILELTRIFHNIKSAAGFMHLDPILKLTTLAEEITQEARSLKGPANDKFIDWLLLISDQFNKYKDDVENDFEYFSVLEPKIIDVPTKLN, from the coding sequence ATGGGTATATTAAAAAGGCTTGAAATAGATTACTCTTATGATATAGTTGAAGAATTTTTATCTCACTATGCTTTAATGTGCGATTTACTCGAGCCTTTGATAATAAATTTAGGAAGAGCTGATAAATATAAAGATAGCATCCTAGAGCTTACTAGGATTTTTCATAATATTAAATCAGCAGCAGGATTCATGCATCTTGATCCGATATTAAAGCTTACAACTTTAGCTGAAGAGATAACTCAAGAGGCAAGAAGTCTAAAAGGGCCAGCAAATGATAAATTTATAGATTGGTTGCTACTTATTAGCGATCAGTTTAATAAATATAAAGATGACGTCGAGAACGATTTTGAATATTTTAGCGTTCTTGAACCAAAAATCATTGATGTGCCTACAAAACTTAACTAA